In Rattus norvegicus strain BN/NHsdMcwi chromosome 3, GRCr8, whole genome shotgun sequence, a genomic segment contains:
- the Or4a69 gene encoding olfactory receptor Olr704: MGQRSNVTEFVLLGLTQDPAGQKALFVMFLLIYIVTIVGNLLIVGTVIASPSLGTPMYFFLAYLSLLDAVYSTSISPKLMIDLLCNRKTISFSACMTQLFLEHLLGGAEVFLLMVMAYDRYVAICKPLHYLIIMNRRACFLLLVVSWAGGLTHSVAQLLFVYNLPFCGPNVIDHFICDMYPLLGLACTDTYFIGLTVVANGGAICMLVFIILIISYGIILKSLKTHSQEGRQKALSTCSSHIMVVGLFFVPCIFMYVRPVHNFPIDKSITVFYTIVTPILNPLIYALRNSEMKKSMENLMYKVFRRV, encoded by the coding sequence ATGGGACAGAGAAGTAATGTCACAGAGTTTGTTCTCCTGGGTCTCACTCAAGATCCTGCTGGGCAAAAAGCATTGTTTGTCATGTTTTTACTCATCTACATTGTGACTATAGTAGGTAACCTGCTCATTGTGGGGACAGTCATAGCCAGTCCCTCCTTAGGGACtccaatgtatttcttccttgcctaTCTGTCACTTCTGGATGCTGTTTATTCCACTTCTATTTCACCCAAGTTGATGATAGACTTGCTCTGTAATAGAAAAACAATTTCCTTTTCGGCTTGTATGACTCAGCTCTTCTTAGAGCATCTACTTGGTGGTGCTGAGGTCTTCCTTCTTATGGTGATGGCCTATGATCGTTATGTGGCCATCTGTAAACCACTGCATTATTTGATTATCATGAATAGGAGGGCTTGCTTCCTCCTATTGGTGGTTTCCTGGGCTGGAGGCCTTACCCACTCTGTAGCTCAACTTCTCTTTGTATATAACCTTCCCTTTTGTGGTCCAAATGTTATTGACCACTTCATCTGTGACATGTACCCATTATTAGGACTTGCATGCActgatacatattttattggcCTCACTGTGGTTGCCAATGGTGGAGCAATATGTATGTTAGTCTTTATCATTCTCATAATTTCCTATGGAATCATTCTAAAATCTCTTAAGACTCACAGTcaggaagggagacagaaagcCTTATCCACTTGCAGCTCCCACATCATGGTGGTTGGCCTTTTCTTTGTTCCCTGTATTTTCATGTATGTTAGACCTGTTCACAACTTTCCAATTGATAAATCCATTACTGTTTTTTATACAATTGTCACTCCTATTTTGAATCCTTTAATATATGCCTTGAGAAATTCAGAGATGAAAAAGTCTATGGAAAATCTAATGTATAAGGTTTTTCGTAGAGTTTGA
- the Or4a69 gene encoding olfactory receptor Olr704 isoform X1: MGQRSNVTEFVLLGLTQDPAGQKALFVMFLLIYIVTIVGNLLIVGTVIASPSLGTPMYFFLAYLSLLDAVYSTSISPKLMIDLLCNRKTISFSACMTQLFLEHLLGGAEVFLLMVMAYDRYVAICKPLHYLIIMNRRACFLLLVVSWAGGLTHSVAQLLFVYNLPFCGPNVIDHFICDMYPLLGLACTDTYFIGLTVVANGGAICMLVFIILIISYGIILKSLKTHSQEGRQKALSTCSSHIMVVGLFFVPCIFMYVRPVHNFPIDKSITVFYTIVTPILNPLIYALRNSEMKKSMENLMYKKLTTICL; this comes from the exons ATGGGACAGAGAAGTAATGTCACAGAGTTTGTTCTCCTGGGTCTCACTCAAGATCCTGCTGGGCAAAAAGCATTGTTTGTCATGTTTTTACTCATCTACATTGTGACTATAGTAGGTAACCTGCTCATTGTGGGGACAGTCATAGCCAGTCCCTCCTTAGGGACtccaatgtatttcttccttgcctaTCTGTCACTTCTGGATGCTGTTTATTCCACTTCTATTTCACCCAAGTTGATGATAGACTTGCTCTGTAATAGAAAAACAATTTCCTTTTCGGCTTGTATGACTCAGCTCTTCTTAGAGCATCTACTTGGTGGTGCTGAGGTCTTCCTTCTTATGGTGATGGCCTATGATCGTTATGTGGCCATCTGTAAACCACTGCATTATTTGATTATCATGAATAGGAGGGCTTGCTTCCTCCTATTGGTGGTTTCCTGGGCTGGAGGCCTTACCCACTCTGTAGCTCAACTTCTCTTTGTATATAACCTTCCCTTTTGTGGTCCAAATGTTATTGACCACTTCATCTGTGACATGTACCCATTATTAGGACTTGCATGCActgatacatattttattggcCTCACTGTGGTTGCCAATGGTGGAGCAATATGTATGTTAGTCTTTATCATTCTCATAATTTCCTATGGAATCATTCTAAAATCTCTTAAGACTCACAGTcaggaagggagacagaaagcCTTATCCACTTGCAGCTCCCACATCATGGTGGTTGGCCTTTTCTTTGTTCCCTGTATTTTCATGTATGTTAGACCTGTTCACAACTTTCCAATTGATAAATCCATTACTGTTTTTTATACAATTGTCACTCCTATTTTGAATCCTTTAATATATGCCTTGAGAAATTCAGAGATGAAAAAGTCTATGGAAAATCTAATGTATAAG AAACTAACAAcaatctgtctttaa